The Lycium ferocissimum isolate CSIRO_LF1 chromosome 10, AGI_CSIRO_Lferr_CH_V1, whole genome shotgun sequence genome window below encodes:
- the LOC132032770 gene encoding probable 2-oxoglutarate-dependent dioxygenase AOP1 — protein MASNGVKIPMIDLSSPELKQGTTQWESIKVQVLEALQEYGCFEAIYDKVPSEIREAMFGTSKEIFEFPLETKLKNFSEKPLDGYKGQVPFLPLYESLSIADLLKPQGVENFANIFWPENGNLDFCNLVKSYTKPLMELDEMVKKMILESLGMINYIDEFLDPNSSFRFRFTRYKAPKSDEDGNKLGLIGHTDGNFMTIISQNQVNGLQILKKNGEWIDANVSPNSYVVLSGDSFMAWTNGRLHSPFHRVTMAGNNDRFSFQLFSIPKPNYRIEAPKELVDEEHPLLFKPFEIQGLFEYVTSAVGYKAGAGAFKAYCGV, from the exons ATGGCATCCAATGGAGTGAAAATTCCCATGATAGATCTCTCAAGTCCAGAGCTAAAACAAGGTACTACACAATGGGAATCCATAAAAGTTCAAGTTCTTGAAGCCTTACAAGAATATGGTTGCTTTGAAGCAATATATGATAAAGTTCCAAGTGAAATTAGAGAGGCCATGTTTGGTACttcaaaagaaatatttgaatttcCCTTAGAGACCAAATTGAAAAATTTCTCAGAGAAACCCTTGGATGGCTACAAAGGGCAGGTTCCATTCCTACCATTGTATGAGAGTTTATCCATTGCTGATTTGCTTAAACCTCAAGGTGTTGAAAATTTTGCTAATATCTTCTGGCCTGAGAATGGAAATCTTGACTTTTG CAATCTGGTAAAGTCATACACAAAGCCACTTATGGAATTGGATGAAATGGTAAAAAAGATGATTTTGGAATCTTTGGGGATGATAAATTACATTGATGAATTCTTGGATCCCAACTCTAGTTTTCGTTTTCGGTTTACACGTTACAAGGCACCTAAAAGTGATGAAGATGGGAATAAACTTGGATTGATTGGTCACACAGATGGTAACTTCATGACtataatatcacaaaatcaaGTAAATGGATTGCAAATTCTCAAGAAAAACGGAGAGTGGATTGATGCCAATGTTTCACCAAATTCTTATGTTGTGTTGTCTGGTGATTCCTTCATG GCATGGACAAATGGTCGATTGCATTCTCCTTTTCATCGGGTAACAATGGCCGGAAACAATGATAGGTTCTCATTTCAGTTATTTTCAATACCAAAACCAAATTACCGCATAGAGGCACCAAAAGAACTTGTGGATGAAGAACACCCTTTACTCTTCAAGCCCTTTGAAATTCAGGGATTATTTGAGTATGTAACTTCAGCAGTTGGTTATAAAGCTGGTGCTGGTGCTTTCAAAGCTTATTGTGGTGTTTGA